ACCCTGGCCTCCGCCGACATTCCCTACACCGTTGAACCGAACTCAGGCGCCTTGCTGGTCAAGGCCGATGACCTGTCCCGTGCGCGCCTCAAGCTCGCGGCCGCTGGTGTCACTCCCAGCGATGGCAACATCGGTTTTGAAATCCTCGACAAGGAACAAGGTCTGGGCACCAGCCAGTTCATGGAAGCGACCCGTTATCGTCGCGGCCTCGAAGGTGAACTGGCACGCACCATTTCCAGCCTGAACAACGTCAAGGGGGCCCGTGTGCACCTGGCGATTCCGAAGAGTTCGGTGTTCGTGCGCGATGAACGCAAGCCAAGCGCTTCGGTGCTGGTCGAGTTGTACTCCGGTCGTTCGCTGGAGCCGGGTCAAGTAGTTGCCATCATCAACCTGGTGGCGACTTCCGTTCCCGAACTGAGCAAATCGCAGATCACCGTCGTCGACCAGAAGGGCAACCTGCTCTCTGATCAGGCGGAAAACTCCGAAATGACCATGGCCGGCAAACAGTTCGATTACAGCCGCCGCATGGAAAGCATGCTCACCCAGCGTGTGCACAACATTCTGCAACCGGTACTGGGTAACGATCGCTACAAGGCTGAAGTCTCGGCCGATGTCGATTTCAGTGCCGTCGAGTCCACTGCCGAGCAGTTCAACCCGGATCAACCGGCGTTGCGCAGCGAGCAGTCGGTCAACGAACAACGTACCGCCAGCAATGGCCCGCAAGGTGTGCCGGGTGCCCTGAGCAATCAGCCACCGTCACCAGCCTCGGCGCCGCAAACCACCGGGGGGGCTCAAGCCGCTGCCGGCATGATCCAGCCAGGTCAGCCATTGGTTGACGCCAACGGCCAGCAGATCATGGACCCGGCCACCGGTCAGCCGATGCTCGCGCCGTACCCGGCAGACAAGCGTCAACAATCCACCAAGAACTTCGAACTTGATCGTTCCATCAGCCACACCAAGCAGCAGCAGGGTCGCCTGAATCGTCTGTCGGTGTCGGTGGTGGTCGATGATCAGGTCAAAGTCAACGCGGCTAATGGTGAAACTACCCGCGCGCCGTGGACCGCCGACGAATTGGCGCGCTTCACTCGCCTGGTGCAGGACGCCGTTGGTTTCGATGCCAGCCGTGGTGACAGTGTCAGCGTGATCAACATGCCGTTCTCCGCCGAGCGCGGTGAAGTGATTGCCGATATTCCGTTCTACTCCCAGCCATGGTTCTGGGACATCGTCAAACAGGTACTGGGTGTGTTGTTCATCCTGGTGCTGGTGTTTGGTGTGCTGCGTCCGGTGCTCAACAACATCACCGGCGGTGGCAAAGGCAAGGAGCTGGCCGGTCTCGGCAGCGACGTGGAACTCGGTGGCATGGGCGGCCTGGACGGCGAACTTTCCAACGACCGCGTGAGCCTCGGTGGTCCGCAGAGCATTCTGTTGCCGAGCCCGAGCGAGGGTTATGACGCGCAACTGAATGCAATCAAGAGTCTGGTGGCAGAAGACCCGGGTCGTGTGGCTCAGGTCGTGAAAGAGTGGATTAACGCAGATGAGTGATAACCGAGCCGCCGTCGCCAAACTGACCCGGGTTGATAAAGCCGCAATTCTGCTGCTGTCCCTGGGCTCGACCGATGCTGCGCAAGTGTTGCGCCACATGGGGCCGAAAGAGGTTCAGCGTGTAGGCGTGGCCATGGCGCAGATGGGTAACGTCCATCGCGAGCAGGTCGAACAGGTCATGAGCGAGTTCGTCGACATCGTCGGCGACCAGACCAGCCTGGGCGTCGGTTCCGACGACTACGTGCGCAAAATGCTCACCCAGGCGTTGGGTGAAGACAAGGCCAACGGCCTGATCGACCGCATCCTGCTCGGTGGCAACACCAGCGGCCTCGACAGCCTGAAATGGATGGAGCCGCGCGCCGTTGCCGACGTGATCCGTTATGAACACCCGCAGATCCAGGCCATCGTGGTTGCATACCTCGACCCGGATCAGGCCGGTGAAGTGCTCGGTAACTTCGACCACAAGGTGCGCCTGGACATCATCCTGCGCGTCTCGTCGTTGAACACCGTGCAGCCAGCGGCACTGAAGGAACTCAACCAGATTCTCGAGAAGCAGTTCTCTGGCAACTCGAATGCCTCGCGCACCACTTTGGGTGGCATCAAGCGTGCGGCGGACATCATGAACTTCCTCGACAGCTCGATCGAAGGCCAGCTCATGGACTCGATTCGCGAAGTCGACGAAGACCTGTCCGGTCAGATCGAAGACCTCATGTTCGTGTTCAACAACCTGGCCGATGTCGACGACCGCGGTATTCAGGCACTGTTGCGCGAAGTGTCTTCCGACGTGTTGGTGCTGGCCCTCAAGGGTTCGGACGAAGGCGTCAAAGAGAAGATCTTCAAGAACATGTCCAAACGTGCCGCCGAACTGTTGCGCGACGACCTCGAGGCCAAGGGCCCGGTACGGGTCAGCGACGTGGAAACTGCACAGAAAGAAATCCTCACCATCGCCCGTCGCATGGCCGAAGCCGGCGAGATCGTGCTCGGTGGCAAGGGCGGCGAGGAAATGATCTAAGCCCATGGATAAGCACGATGACGATGTGACGGATCTGATCCGTGCCCGCGATGTCCGTGGTTTCGAATCCTGGGCGCTGCCCAGCTTCGATCCGCCGAAACCGGAGCCCGAGCCGGAACCGGAGCCTGAACCGCCGGAAATGGAAGAAGTGCCGCTGGAAGAAGTCCAGCCACTGACCCTGGAAGAACTCGAAAGCATCCGTCAGGAGGCTTACAACGAGGGTTTCGCCGTAGGTGAAAAAGAAGGTTTTCACAGCGCCACGCTCAAGGTGCGCCAAGAGGCCGAAGTGGCTCTGGCGGCGAAACTCGCCAGCCTTGAGCAGTTGATGGGGCATTTGTTCGAGCCCATCGCCGAGCAAGACACACAAATTGAAAAGTCGCTGGTCGATCTCGTGCAACACATCACCAAACAGGTGATCAAGCGCGAGTTGGCCATCGACTCCAGCCAGATCGAACATGTCATGCGCGACGCCCTCAAGCTGTTGCCGCTGGGCGTCGACAATGTGCGTTTGTACGTCAATCCGCAGGACTTCGAACAGGCCAAAGCCCTGCGTGAACGTCATGAGGAAAGCTGGCGCATCGTCGAAGACGAGTCCTTGCTGCCGGGCGGTTGCCGGGTTGAAACTGCGCACAGCCGCATCGACGCGAGCATTGAAACCCGCGTCACTCAGGTCATGGACAAGCTGTTCGACCAGTTGCACGAACAGGCCCTGCACCCGGCTGCAGCGGATCTGAGTCTGGATATCCCCGAAGAATCCAAATCGGCCGCCATCCCTGACGAGCCGCTCGCGGACGAACCCGATGCGCCTTGAACGCACCAGCTTCGCCAAGCGCCTCAGCACCTATGCCGAAGCCACAGAAATGGCTGGCGCGCCGATTCTCGAAGGTCGCCTGCTGCGCATGGTCGGCCTCACTCTCGAAGCCGAAGGCCTGCGCGCAGCCATGGGTACGCGCTGCCTGGTGATCAACGACGACAGCTATCACCCCTCGCAGGTGGAAGCGGAAGTCATGGGCTTCTCGGGCAGTAAAGTCTTTCTGATGCCGGTCGGCAGCGTCGCCGGTATTGCCCCGGGCGCCCGCGTGGTGCCGTTGGCCGATACCGGTCGCCTGCCGATGGGCATGAGCATGCTCGGTCGTGTACTCGATGGCGCCGGTCGCGCGCTGGACGGCAAGGGCGGCATGAAAGCCGAAGACTGGGTGCCGATGGACGGCCCGACAATCAACCCGCTCAACCGTGATCCGATCAGCGTACCGCTGGACGTCGGCATCCGTTGCATCAACGGTTTGTTGACGGTCGGGCGTGGCCAGCGTCTCGGTCTGTTCGCCGGTACCGGTGTCGGTAAATCCGTGTTGCTGGGCATGATGACTCGCTTTACCGAGGCCGACATTATCGTCGTTGGTCTGATCGGTGAGCGGGGTCGAGAAGTTAAGGAATTCATCGAACACATCCTCGGTGAAGAAGGCCTTAAGCGTTCAGTGGTGGTGGCGTCCCCGGCGGACGATGCGCCGCTGATGCGTCTGCGCGCGGCGATGTACTGCACGCGCATTGCCGAGTATTTCCGCGACAAGGGCAAAAACGTCCTGTTGCTGATGGATTCGTTGACCCGTTTCGCCCAGGCCCAGCGGGAAATCGCTTTGGCCATCGGCGAACCACCGGCGACCAAGGGTTATCCGCCATCGGTGTTCGCCAAACTGCCGAAACTGGTGGAGCGCGCCGGTAATGCCGAGAAGGGCGGGGGTTCGATTACCGCGTTCTACACCGTGTTGTCCGAAGGCGATGATCAGCAGGACCCGATCGCCGACTCGGCGCGGGGTGTGCTCGATGGTCACATCGTGCTGTCGCGGCGTCTGGCCGAGGAAGGTCACTATCCGGCCATCGATATCGAAGCGTCGATCAGCCGGGTGATGCCGGCGGTGGTCGGCATCAAGCACATGAACCATGCGCAGATGTTCAAGCAGTACTGGTCGCGCTATCAGCAGAGTCGCGACCTGATCAGTGTCGGTGCTTATGTGGCCGGTGGTGACCGGGAAACCGACACCGCGATCCAGCTGCAACCGACGATGTCGATGTACCTGCGTCAGGGCTTGAACGACAACATCAACATGGGCGCCAGTGCAAATCAGCTGGCCTCGATCTTTGCTCCGGCTCCTGGCGGCTAACTCGCCATGGCCCAGAGTCGAGCCGCGCGTCTGGTGCCGGTGGTGGACATGGCCGAGAAGGCCGAAAAAGCCGCCGTGCAACGCCTCGGGTATTTCCAGGGGCAGGTCAAAGTGGCCGAAAGCAAACTCGCTGACTTGCACGCCTTTCGTCTGGATTATTCGCAACAGTGGATCGTGCGCGGCAGCACCGGCGTCAGCGGCCAATGGCTGCTCGGCTTTCAGGGCTTTCTGGCACAACTCGACACCGCCGTCGATCAGCAACGCCAAAGCCTGGTCTGGCACCAGAACAACCTGGACAAGGCGCGGGAGGCTTGGCAGCAAGCGTTCGCTCGTGTCGAGGGGTTGCGCAAACTGGTGCAGCGTTATCGCGACGAGGCTCAGCGCCTCGAAGACAAGCGCGAGCAGAAATTATTGGATGAGTTGTCTCAGCGTTTGCCTCGACACGATCCGTTTTGATCTGGCTTCCAACCTTGCCCCAACCCTGTCCAAGTGCTAAACCTTGTACACGTTCTTCAATGACAAGGAAGCCAGTCAATGTCAGTCGTTACAGAAGTCTCTCAGGATGGGAAAAAACTGACGATTTCGGTCAAAGGGCGATTCGATTTCGCCAAGCATCAGGAGTTTCGGGAGTCCTACGAGCATCTGACACCGAAACCCGGGTCCATTGAAGTGGATTTGAAAGACGCCACGTACCTCGACAGTTCCGCGCTCGGCATGCTGTTGTTATTGCGTGATCATGCGGGCGGCGAAAATGCCGAAATCACCTTGACCCATGCGAATGCCGACGTACGCAAGATTCTTGCGATCTCGAACTTCGAACAAATTTTCGACGTGGCATAAACGCAATGCAGGCTGAAGCCGAGCCGCTGACGATCCTGATCGCCGAAGACAGCGCCGCCGACCGGCTGCTGCTCTCAACCATCGTCCGTCGTCAGGGCCATGAAGTCCTGACGGCGGCCAATGGTTCCGAGGCGGTCGACGTCTTCCGCCGCCAACAACCCCACCTTGTCCTGATGGACGCGATGATGCCGGTGATGGATGGTTTCGAGGCGGCGCGGCAGATCAAGGCGCTGGCGGGCGAGACGCTGGTGCCGATCATCTTCCTCACCTCGCTGACCGAAAGCGAAGCGCTGGCCCGTTGTCTGGAGGCCGGTGGCGACGACTTTCTGGCGAAGCCCTACAATCAAGTGATCCTTGCCGCCAAAATCAAGGCGATGGATCGCTTGCGCCGCCTGCAGGCGACCGTGCTGCAGCAGCGCGATCTGATCGCCAAACATCACGATTACCTGCTGAACGAACAACGCGTCGCCAAAGCCGTGTTCGACAAGGTCGCGCATTCCGGCTGTCTGAGCGCGGCGAATATCCGCTATCTGCAATCGCCCTATGCGCTGTTCAACGGTGATCTGCTGCTGGCGGCGTACACGCCAGCGGGGGACATGCATGTACTGCTCGGCGATTTCACCGGTCATGGCTTGCCGGCTGCGGTCGGGGCGATGCCGCTGGCCGAAGTGTTCTACGGCATGACGGCCAAGGGTTACGGCCTGGCTGAAACCCTGCGCGAGATGAACGCCAAGCTCAAGCGCATCTTGCCGGTGGACATGTTTTGCTGCGCAACCCTGTTGTGCCTGAGCGCTCAAAGACGTTCAGTCGAGGTGTGGAACGGCGGCATGCCTGACGGCTATCTGCATCGGATCGCCAGCGGTGAGCGCATGCCGTTGACTGCACGGCATCTGCCGTTGGGTGTGTTGAGTCCGCAGGCATTTGATGACTGTACTCAGGTCTATCCGATGGCCGTCGGTGATCGGGTCTTTCTGTTGTCCGACGGGGTGATCGACACCAGCAATGCCAGCGATCAATTGTTCGGCGTTGAACGCTTGCAACAGGTGTTTGCCGCCAATCGCGAGCCGGATTGCCTGTTCGAGGACATCGAGCAGGCGCTGCGGCATTTTCGCGGTGAGGCGCGCGACGATGTGAGCATGGTCGAGGTGAGCCTGCTGGAGCCGACGCAGGTCAATCCGGCGGTGCCGGTGTACTCCGACAGCGGCCAGTCGTCCCCGCTGGACTGGTCGGTGAGCTTTGAGTTTCGTGGTGCCACGCTCAAGCGTTTCAATCCGTTGCCGTATTTGTTGCAGGTGCTCCAGGAGGTGCATGGGTTGCGTGCGCAAAGCGGCGCGCTGTATAGCGTGCTCGCCGAGTTGTATTCCAATGCGCTGGAGCACGGCGTGTTGGGGCTCGATTCCAGCCTCAAGCGCGATGCTGCGGGATTCGCCCGCTACTATGAGCAGCGCAACACACGTCTGGAGGCCTTGCAGGACGGCTATGTGCGCGTACATTTGCAGGTGAAGCCGCAAGGCGAGGGCGGTTGTCTGGGCATTCGTGTCGACGACAGCGGCAAAGGATTCGATGTGGGACGGGTGATGGAACGGCCGCTGGACGGTGTCCGTTTGTCGGGGCGCGGGGTCAGCCTGGTCCGGCAATTGGGGCATAACGCCAGTTGGTCGGACGAAGGTCGTAGTGCCCACGTGGAGTTTTTCTGGGAGGTTGAGGCATAATCCGCGCAATTCTTGATCAAGGAGTGAGCAAGTGACTGACCAACACGTGGATCGCGACACACTGAGCGCATTGCGCGACGTCATGGAAGATGGTTATCCGGAGTTGCTGGATACGTTCCTGAGCGATTCCAGAGCCCGCTTGGGCGAGCTTCAGAAAACTGTCGATGCCAAGGCGTTAGCGGACGTTGCCCACAGCTTCAAGGGGAGCGCCAGCAACATGGGCGCTATTCGGCTGGCCGAGTTGTGCCACGAGCTGGAAGCCGAAGCCAAATATAAAAGTCACTCGGAAATTGCCCAGCTCGTCGCCGACATCAGCGGCGAGTTTGAACAGGTTCTCCCTGTCTACGAAGACGAGCGGCAGCATGCTCACATACACTGATTTCCGCCGTCCGGCGCTTTTCTGAGTCGTCGGGCAAAACTGGCCCGGTACTTGCAATTAACTTCGCCAACTGTACCTACGATCCCAGTGCAGCGGAGACCGTTTCATGCCTGCGACCCCTAACATTCTTCTTCAGACCGCCGCTCAGGCCAAGGCGCAAGCCGCCTCGACCAAAACGTCGGCAATGGCCGCAGACGCCGGGGACAAGGCCTCAAGCTTCGCTCAGGTGTTTGCCGATCAAGGGCCGGGCAAGTCTGCCGTGACGGCAGACAGTCCTTTGAAATCGGCGCGCGACAAGGTCGCCGACAACAGTGGCAAGAAAGATGTCGGCAAGGATCAACCGGCCAATACGCAGCCAGCAGTTGCCGATAGCGGCAATGCCTTGCCTGCCGACAAGCCGGCATCGACCGACGACAAGACCGCCACCAGCGACGATACCGCTGATACGTCAGAGACCCCGGTGGCCGATGCCGCTCCGGTTGACCCGACGCTGGAGCCGGCGTTGGCAGAAGCCGTTCAGCCGGTTGTGACCACGCCGGTCGAGGCGGTCCCGGTTGTCGAAACGGCTGCCGAGCCAAAAACCGAAACTCCCGCGCTGGCCGTGTTGCCGAGTGTC
The sequence above is drawn from the Pseudomonas sp. FP2196 genome and encodes:
- the fliG gene encoding flagellar motor switch protein FliG, which gives rise to MSDNRAAVAKLTRVDKAAILLLSLGSTDAAQVLRHMGPKEVQRVGVAMAQMGNVHREQVEQVMSEFVDIVGDQTSLGVGSDDYVRKMLTQALGEDKANGLIDRILLGGNTSGLDSLKWMEPRAVADVIRYEHPQIQAIVVAYLDPDQAGEVLGNFDHKVRLDIILRVSSLNTVQPAALKELNQILEKQFSGNSNASRTTLGGIKRAADIMNFLDSSIEGQLMDSIREVDEDLSGQIEDLMFVFNNLADVDDRGIQALLREVSSDVLVLALKGSDEGVKEKIFKNMSKRAAELLRDDLEAKGPVRVSDVETAQKEILTIARRMAEAGEIVLGGKGGEEMI
- the fliJ gene encoding flagellar export protein FliJ — its product is MAQSRAARLVPVVDMAEKAEKAAVQRLGYFQGQVKVAESKLADLHAFRLDYSQQWIVRGSTGVSGQWLLGFQGFLAQLDTAVDQQRQSLVWHQNNLDKAREAWQQAFARVEGLRKLVQRYRDEAQRLEDKREQKLLDELSQRLPRHDPF
- a CDS encoding Hpt domain-containing protein, producing MTDQHVDRDTLSALRDVMEDGYPELLDTFLSDSRARLGELQKTVDAKALADVAHSFKGSASNMGAIRLAELCHELEAEAKYKSHSEIAQLVADISGEFEQVLPVYEDERQHAHIH
- the fliI gene encoding flagellar protein export ATPase FliI → MRLERTSFAKRLSTYAEATEMAGAPILEGRLLRMVGLTLEAEGLRAAMGTRCLVINDDSYHPSQVEAEVMGFSGSKVFLMPVGSVAGIAPGARVVPLADTGRLPMGMSMLGRVLDGAGRALDGKGGMKAEDWVPMDGPTINPLNRDPISVPLDVGIRCINGLLTVGRGQRLGLFAGTGVGKSVLLGMMTRFTEADIIVVGLIGERGREVKEFIEHILGEEGLKRSVVVASPADDAPLMRLRAAMYCTRIAEYFRDKGKNVLLLMDSLTRFAQAQREIALAIGEPPATKGYPPSVFAKLPKLVERAGNAEKGGGSITAFYTVLSEGDDQQDPIADSARGVLDGHIVLSRRLAEEGHYPAIDIEASISRVMPAVVGIKHMNHAQMFKQYWSRYQQSRDLISVGAYVAGGDRETDTAIQLQPTMSMYLRQGLNDNINMGASANQLASIFAPAPGG
- a CDS encoding SpoIIE family protein phosphatase; its protein translation is MQAEAEPLTILIAEDSAADRLLLSTIVRRQGHEVLTAANGSEAVDVFRRQQPHLVLMDAMMPVMDGFEAARQIKALAGETLVPIIFLTSLTESEALARCLEAGGDDFLAKPYNQVILAAKIKAMDRLRRLQATVLQQRDLIAKHHDYLLNEQRVAKAVFDKVAHSGCLSAANIRYLQSPYALFNGDLLLAAYTPAGDMHVLLGDFTGHGLPAAVGAMPLAEVFYGMTAKGYGLAETLREMNAKLKRILPVDMFCCATLLCLSAQRRSVEVWNGGMPDGYLHRIASGERMPLTARHLPLGVLSPQAFDDCTQVYPMAVGDRVFLLSDGVIDTSNASDQLFGVERLQQVFAANREPDCLFEDIEQALRHFRGEARDDVSMVEVSLLEPTQVNPAVPVYSDSGQSSPLDWSVSFEFRGATLKRFNPLPYLLQVLQEVHGLRAQSGALYSVLAELYSNALEHGVLGLDSSLKRDAAGFARYYEQRNTRLEALQDGYVRVHLQVKPQGEGGCLGIRVDDSGKGFDVGRVMERPLDGVRLSGRGVSLVRQLGHNASWSDEGRSAHVEFFWEVEA
- a CDS encoding STAS domain-containing protein — encoded protein: MSVVTEVSQDGKKLTISVKGRFDFAKHQEFRESYEHLTPKPGSIEVDLKDATYLDSSALGMLLLLRDHAGGENAEITLTHANADVRKILAISNFEQIFDVA
- the fliH gene encoding flagellar assembly protein FliH; the protein is MDKHDDDVTDLIRARDVRGFESWALPSFDPPKPEPEPEPEPEPPEMEEVPLEEVQPLTLEELESIRQEAYNEGFAVGEKEGFHSATLKVRQEAEVALAAKLASLEQLMGHLFEPIAEQDTQIEKSLVDLVQHITKQVIKRELAIDSSQIEHVMRDALKLLPLGVDNVRLYVNPQDFEQAKALRERHEESWRIVEDESLLPGGCRVETAHSRIDASIETRVTQVMDKLFDQLHEQALHPAAADLSLDIPEESKSAAIPDEPLADEPDAP
- the fliF gene encoding flagellar basal-body MS-ring/collar protein FliF, producing the protein MAEAVADNVPAKATPIDGKPPLFGLSFLENLSEMTVLRQVGLLVGLAASVAIGFAVVLWSQQADYRPLYGSLAGMDAKQVMDTLASADIPYTVEPNSGALLVKADDLSRARLKLAAAGVTPSDGNIGFEILDKEQGLGTSQFMEATRYRRGLEGELARTISSLNNVKGARVHLAIPKSSVFVRDERKPSASVLVELYSGRSLEPGQVVAIINLVATSVPELSKSQITVVDQKGNLLSDQAENSEMTMAGKQFDYSRRMESMLTQRVHNILQPVLGNDRYKAEVSADVDFSAVESTAEQFNPDQPALRSEQSVNEQRTASNGPQGVPGALSNQPPSPASAPQTTGGAQAAAGMIQPGQPLVDANGQQIMDPATGQPMLAPYPADKRQQSTKNFELDRSISHTKQQQGRLNRLSVSVVVDDQVKVNAANGETTRAPWTADELARFTRLVQDAVGFDASRGDSVSVINMPFSAERGEVIADIPFYSQPWFWDIVKQVLGVLFILVLVFGVLRPVLNNITGGGKGKELAGLGSDVELGGMGGLDGELSNDRVSLGGPQSILLPSPSEGYDAQLNAIKSLVAEDPGRVAQVVKEWINADE